In Carassius carassius chromosome 5, fCarCar2.1, whole genome shotgun sequence, one genomic interval encodes:
- the tmem174 gene encoding transmembrane protein 174 has product MEEFSTCPVPVYKIILGNNYLQVPYAAPQQQCSSGQMRHYGIPDLWMSTTESRNQGTNPLAEPSDAVPAGVCSTITNSNQSPSDVPVNVVTLMPGQAPSSSNAQVSDGDKAGATLLFSGVFLGLVGMAFTAMGWTNYNFSHSYEWTQLLGPILLSVGGTFVLISICKFQMLFCLSCKQNDGELTPETDPLPPLSGPSFIFTRFNQPITFHRATVVQYIPPPYTSVVPDQSLSPVNGLHSNHQPLAVTVNTPPQYYSMYPVENPGFNSGEHDSATAEQRENRNRVVSEDEEEEKESATDSASSPPAYEDIYTPDQLNTFY; this is encoded by the exons ATGGAGGAATTTAGCACG TGTCCAGTCCCAGTTTACAAAATAATTCTGGGCAACAATTACTTGCAAGTTCCATATGCTGCTCCACAACAACAG TGCAGTTCTGGCCAGATGAGACATTACGGCATTCCAGATCTTTGGATGAGCACAACAGAAAGTAGGAATCAAGGGACAAATCCTCTTGCCGAGCCAAGTGATGCAGTACCTGCTGGTGTTTGTAGTACCATCACAAACAGCAACCAGAGTCCCAGTGATGTCCCTGTGAATGTCGTCACTTTGATGCCCGGCCAAGCACCAAGCTCTTCAAACGCTCAGGTGTCAGATGGGGACAAAGCTGGTGCCACGCTCCTGTTCTCCGGAGTCTTCTTGGGCCTGGTTGGCATGGCATTCACGGCTATGGGGTGGACAAATTACAATTTCAGTCACAGCTACGAGTGGACACAGCTTCTGGGGCCAATTCTACTGTCAGTAGGAGGTACATTTGTGCTGATAAGCATCTGCAAGTTCCAAATGCTGTTCTGCCTGAGCTGCAAGCAGAATGATGGAGAGTTAACACCTGAAACAGACCCTCTGCCGCCACTTTCAGGACCATCGTTCATCTTCACTAGATTCAATCAGCCCATTACCTTCCACAGGGCCACGGTGGTCCAGTACATCCCACCACCGTACACCTCTGTAGTACCAGACCAAAGTCTGAGTCCTGTTAATGGTTTGCATTCAAACCACCAGCCATTAGCAGTCACAGTGAACACACCACCACAGTATTACAGCATGTATCCAGTGGAAAACCCTGGTTTTAATTCTGGTGAACATGACAGCGCTACAGCAGAGCAAAGGGAAAACAG GAATCGCGTTGTCTCAGAGGACGAAGAAGAGGAGAAAGAAAGTGCAACCGACAGCGCCTCTTCTCCACCTGCTTACGAGGACATCTACACTCCTgatcaattaaatacattttattaa